From the Ascochyta rabiei chromosome 14, complete sequence genome, one window contains:
- a CDS encoding FKBP12-associated protein: MSTVATAQAPVGASGGADGGSRGRRPRNRNRNRAPNETSDAQNEGQSSGEQQSQRGGRSGRGRGRGRGGHSLVPSQVLQAMPGQGSDTAPTPTPTRGGHRGRGGSGRGGPGRGGAQRFPQRTAAGGRQFGGQLTTEDDAESVASASLQADAPEFEPGRPLVGCKPRAPKEKQPQAPKSTAPDIATRTHEDIDNGHYECAICTEDIKRRSKGVWSCRTCWTVFHLGCIKKWSTNEGSAAARQQAQDGEAPPPRQWRCPGCNLPKDVLPKNFSCWCEKELDPKPLTGLPPFSCGQTCSRPRILPKKCPHPCGMTCHAGPCPPCSLMGPIQHCFCGGKSVTRRCVDTDYEHGWSCGEVCGEMMACGEHRCPRPCHEGPCGACDVRVPARCYCGQIQKDIMCCDREEAKHSRQRHPAVDGTTTVEEWTGSFECPNTCGRLFDCGKHACEQACHRQNADSAHCPRSPDVVTHCPCGKTRLSQLSNARRENCGDPVPNCSKPCNTTLNCGHKCKQACHQGECRPCMEKVTIACRCGRTTSSTICHQGTEEAPQCMRICRIALNCGRHECGEHCCAGERKAAERQANRRKPRPLDSAPQRPGENFEAEHICTRSCGRQLKCGNPEHRCQELCHKGPCGSCRDAIFDEISCNCGRTVLQPPLPCGTRPPPCRFPCERPKSCGHPQVGHTCHGDEEDCPKCPYLTTKSCMCGKNVIKNQPCWLSEVRCGEICGRTLKCGIHKCQKQCHRAGECEEPCKQTCGKELSACGHPDMAPCHFPQPCKEDKPCQHKIIITCECQRIKQEAKCNASKSSEGNNKKTLKCDEECSRLERNRKLALALNVDPEHATDHVPYSDITLNLYVEHSTWAAAHEKRLRLFAADEEEKRLRFKPMPKHQRKFIHYLAEDFGFDTESMDPEPHRHVAVFKTPKFVMAPMKTLAECARTRQVQRPIPAPTAAAPLRPKPSNTTGDPYNAFLILNPRFALTIEEVSMVLKNVLPQTNFPLEFEISFLPSEAVALKPPLAARLNIQEREIQTMLESVKTPLSQALTAQNVGSLQLARLDASLNVLRKESDIGPGSGWSQVAASRGVPVRQLQRSTPFGNKGGFAVLSLSSKKKKEKPAPVAEDWEAAEEEEEEKEEKEVKERVSGVNSGATSGAVSEDDGPSRPRSRGLAEGSSDDTPISSKAGELLGRWSDLDDE, encoded by the coding sequence ATGTCGACCGTTGCAACGGCACAAGCGCCAGTCGGTGCGTCTGGAGGGGCAGACGGAGGCTCACGAGGAAGACGACCACGAAACCGCAACCGCAACCGCGCACCAAACGAGACATCCGACGCGCAGAATGAGGGGCAATCGAGCGGAGAGCAGCAGTCACAAAGAGGTGGAAGAAGCGGACGGGGACGAGGGAGGGGGCGAGGAGGTCACTCTCTGGTACCATCCCAAGTTTTGCAAGCAATGCCTGGCCAAGGCTCAGATACAGCGCCGACACCCACACCGACAAGAGGAGGCCATCGAGGGAGGGGAGGATCAGGGAGAGGAGGGCCAGGGAGAGGTGGCGCACAAAGGTTTCCTCAGCGCACAGCCGCAGGCGGCCGCCAGTTTGGAGGACAGCTGACAACCGAAGACGATGCTGAATCTGTAGCCTCTGCAAGCCTGCAAGCAGATGCGCCCGAGTTCGAACCAGGCAGGCCACTTGTGGGCTGCAAGCCACGAGCACCGAAAGAGAAGCAGCCCCAAGCACCAAAGTCGACCGCACCAGATATCGCCACACGAACGCACGAGGACATCGACAACGGTCACTACGAGTGTGCCATCTGTACAGAGGACATCAAGCGGCGCTCCAAGGGTGTATGGTCATGCCGGACCTGCTGGACCGTCTTCCACCTGGGCTGTATAAAGAAGTGGTCGACCAACGAGGGGTCAGCAGCAGCTCGCCAGCAAGCGCAGGATGGCGAAGCACCACCACCGAGGCAGTGGCGCTGTCCTGGGTGCAACCTACCCAAGGACGTTCTACCGAAGAACTTCTCTTGTTGGTGTGAGAAGGAACTCGATCCGAAGCCTCTTACAGGATTACCGCCGTTTTCTTGCGGACAAACCTGCTCTCGCCCTAGAATTCTGCCGAAGAAATGTCCTCATCCTTGCGGGATGACTTGCCACGCCGGTCCCTGCCCGCCCTGTTCCTTGATGGGCCCTATTCAGCACTGCTTCTGCGGGGGGAAGTCCGTCACTCGACGCTGCGTAGACACAGATTATGAGCACGGCTGGAGCTGCGGTGAGGTATGTGGCGAGATGATGGCTTGTGGAGAGCACCGCTGTCCCCGGCCATGCCACGAAGGTCCCTGTGGAGCTTGTGATGTGCGTGTTCCGGCGCGCTGCTACTGCGGTCAGATCCAGAAGGACATCATGTGCTGCGATCGCGAAGAGGCGAAGCACAGCCGTCAGCGTCATCCTGCAGTGGATGGTACTACCACAGTCGAAGAATGGACTGGATCGTTCGAATGTCCAAACACGTGTGGTCGTCTCTTCGACTGCGGCAAGCATGCCTGCGAACAAGCATGCCACCGACAGAACGCCGATTCGGCTCACTGTCCACGATCTCCCGACGTTGTCACCCACTGTCCTTGCGGCAAGACGCGTCTTTCACAGCTATCAAATGCTCGTCGAGAGAACTGTGGGGACCCCGTTCCGAACTGCTCAAAGCCTTGCAACACAACACTCAACTGTGGTCACAAATGCAAGCAGGCGTGCCATCAAGGCGAATGCCGGCCCTGTATGGAGAAGGTCACGATTGCATGTAGATGTGGTCGTACAACGTCTTCCACGATCTGCCATCAAGGAACCGAGGAGGCTCCACAGTGCATGCGCATCTGTCGTATCGCGCTCAACTGTGGACGACACGAGTGCGGTGAGCACTGTTGCGCTGGAGAGCGCAAAGCCGCCGAGCGGCAAGCAAACCGAAGGAAGCCACGCCCTCTGGACTCAGCCCCTCAACGGCCTGGAGAAAACTTCGAGGCAGAACACATCTGCACCCGTTCATGTGGTCGTCAGCTAAAATGCGGCAACCCTGAGCATCGCTGCCAGGAGCTCTGTCACAAGGGTCCTTGCGGGTCTTGTCGAGACGCCATCTTCGACGAGATCAGCTGCAACTGTGGGCGCACTGTTCTGCAACCTCCGCTTCCTTGCGGTACTAGGCCACCTCCATGTCGATTCCCTTGCGAGCGACCAAAAAGCTGTGGCCATCCTCAAGTCGGCCACACTTGTCACGGAGACGAAGAGGACTGCCCCAAGTGCCCCTACCTGACGACCAAGTCTTGCATGTGTGGCAAAAATGTCATCAAGAACCAGCCTTGCTGGCTCAGCGAAGTTCGTTGCGGTGAGATCTGCGGACGTACGTTGAAGTGTGGTATCCACAAATGCCAGAAGCAATGTCACCGTGCTGGCGAGTGCGAAGAGCCTTGCAAGCAGACTTGTGGTAAAGAACTCAGTGCATGTGGACATCCTGATATGGCTCCTTGTCACTTCCCTCAACCTTGTAAGGAAGACAAGCCCTGCCAACACAAGATTATCATCACTTGCGAATGTCAGAGAATCAAGCAGGAAGCGAAGTGCAACGCCTCGAAGTCTAGCGAAGGCAACAACAAGAAGACGCTGAAGTGCGATGAAGAGTGTTCGCGCCTTGAACGCAACCGCAAGCTTGCATTAGCACTCAACGTCGATCCAGAGCATGCGACAGATCATGTGCCCTACTCCGACATTACGCTAAACCTTTATGTGGAGCACTCGACCTGGGCGGCTGCACACGAGAAACGACTGAGACTGTTCGCAGCTGACGAAGAAGAGAAGCGGCTCAGATTCAAGCCGATGCCCAAGCATCAGCGCAAGTTCATCCATTACCTCGCAGAGGACTTTGGCTTTGACACCGAAAGCATGGATCCAGAACCTCATCGCCATGTTGCGGTCTTCAAGACGCCAAAATTTGTGATGGCCCCAATGAAAACACTCGCCGAGTGTGCAAGGACTCGCCAGGTTCAGCGCCCCATTCCTGCACCGACGGCAGCAGCTCCACTCCGACCGAAACCAAGCAACACTACTGGTGATCCTTACAACGCCTTCCTAATTCTAAACCCACGCTTCGCTCTCACGATCGAAGAAGTCAGCATGGTCCTCAAGAACGTCCTTCCACAAACCAATTTCCCACTCGAGTTTGAGATTAGTTTTCTTCCCAGTGAAGCGGTTGCCCTCAAGCCGCCGCTAGCTGCTCGACTTAATATCCAGGAGCGAGAGATCCAGACAATGCTCGAGTCTGTGAAGACGCCATTGTCACAGGCTCTCACCGCACAAAATGTTGGCTCTCTACAGCTAGCACGCCTCGACGCATCTCTCAATGTGCTACGCAAGGAGTCGGACATCGGCCCAGGTTCTGGATGGAGCCAAGTTGCCGCCTCCCGTGGCGTTCCTGTACGCCAGCTGCAGAGGAGTACACCGTTTGGGAACAAGGGTGGATTTGCCGTTCTCAGCTTGAGCAGcaaaaagaagaaggagaagccgGCCCCTGTTGCGGAAGACTGGGAAGCCgctgaggaagaagaagaagagaaggaagaaaaagaagtcAAAGAGAGGGTCAGTGGCGTGAACAGCGGTGCAACCAGCGGAGCGGTTAGTGAAGACGACGGTCCTTCACGTCCCCGAAGCAGAGGCCTTGCCGAGGGCTCTTCAGACGATACGCCCATTTCTTCTAAAGCTGGTGAACTGCTGGGGCGATGGTCTGATCTAGACGACGAGTAG